The sequence AAGTCCTTTTCCCGCCCCTACGACAACAGTCCTGGGAAGCTGTTCTTAACTTTAATGGACACAACTTGGCCCCTTGTTGTCACATCCTTCCATTTTATACAACTTCTTCAGGGTATTTGGAAACACATCCAGAAAATGAAGAGGACCATGACAGGATCTGGAGTACCCAATCTGAGTGCTCACAGAAATGCCAGCAAAACCTTGACGTGCCTCCTGATTCTCTATGTTTTATACTACGTCGTGTGGTGTGCAATTAATTTTGATATTCCAATTTCCAGCACTGGTTTTTTAATGTGTATGGCAGCATTCTCCATCTTATCTTCAGCACAAGCAGTCACCTTTATTGCAAGGAAACCTAAACTCAAGAAGCAAGCACTGGGGGTCCTCCAAAATTTCAGATCGCCCGCAGCGAAAGCTCAGGGTCAGCCTACAGGTGACATTGCATGTGTGACTTCTCCCCGGTAAAATATGAGGTGATAGAATTTTTATCACTTCTCCATTAGGGATTTTCTACATAAAATGAGAGCTCCTCAGGAAGGTGTTCAAGAGGAAGGCTTTTTTcctgctcctcccccctttccaaGCTATAGAGAAGAGCTAAACTGAAATCTTGCATAAATTCAGCATTTGGGAACACTTCAGAATTAGAATTTGATACTGCTTCAGAAGTTCACATTTgatataaacttttttttaaaacaacaacaacaccctgttcACATTTGTTGATGCATTTTAGGGTAATAGCCTCAACTATCAATTAGCCAattgcaatattttaaaagtgtatttTGTTGAGTTGTATTAAATTATCAAAGAATCTTAAGGCACCTTAATGGCTAATACATTTAATATGGCATTTGTTAGTcttagttgttttgtttttgctgcaagagaccaaCATGGTTTACCTGTCTGGAAAAACCTTATCAAATTATGTTATATAGCTTCAGTAATAAAGAAATGTCATATTTATAAATGTAGGTACTTtgttttgtcaacaacaaataaaaGGCATCTAAATTGGAATAATCTTTTTGTATCTGTGTCTTCTCTCTGGAGTCTAATATAGTTGATTGGTTTGATGTTATGGCATTTCCATATAGTTTGCTTTCCAGTTCAGTTACtgatggcagagagagaaatatcAAATGCTTAACATAATTTATTTAGGCTGCAGTTTTATAGAtaggtagatatagatataattAGTTTATGAAAACTGGcatatattttatataattttattgtaattttataatTATAAAGGCTGTTTGGAGTGGGTTTTCTTTGTCCTCTCTGAAGGCCATTTTCAATAGGAATGGCTTGGGAAAACagggtgtttttatttttctggagAGTTATGGGAATGGGCCACAACAATACAGAAAGAATTATTTGGGGCACTGTTTTCTGCTTCCACTGCCATTGCTTTCTTATTATGGGCATTGTGGCCATTGGTGCAAATTGGGCAtgaatggagagggcaaagaaCTGGTAGTGGTGACAGTAGAATAGAATTGGGACCGATTACCTTGCCCTTGTTCCCCACACCAAATGGGCACTGCACTCGTGTGCTATGTTTTCGAAGACATGCCCAAAGCCCGTGGAGATAATAATATTCAAATCCTGCCTTTCCAAAATGAGATCTTTAGGGCAGTTATAACATGAagataaaataaagaaaacaaggaCTCGTTTTAGTGTAATTAGCCACAACACACACTGGTGATTCAACGAAAAAATAATTAATGGCTTGTCGATGAACAACTTCACTTACTCTCTGTTAACAAAGCCCACTGCAGCTTCTTATTACGGTTGGCTTCATAACATTGTGGAAAAGTTGTTTCCTTAATTGAACCCTTTGTGACTTATTATAAATATACTTGAGAAATTCTCTGTGCGACATTTGTGCTTAATGAAGTAAGATGTACTAATGAAGTACATCAGAAGTTTAGGACTCAATAGTTTGAGAACTAAGATGGGTCACTCATAGACACATTTTGCCTTGAATAACTATTGTAtacggttgccatatttcaaaaagtaagatTGCGTTATCGAgcgctttttttaggaagaccccaaaagtGTTGAACCATCTTATCTTCAGTTGTGTTCATGTAGAGTAATTCTGAAGCACCATCCCCATTCCTTCTTCATGCAGGGAAGCTCTCTTTGATGTAACTTGATGGTATTGATGTAGATCATCATCTTCTCACCAATGGCTGACCTAAGGCATCATCAGTGTCGGTCCACTGCAATATTTGCCCCATATCACATTCAATCCATAATACTGTTCAATCCATTATACATAGTTCTCAGGGTCTACTTACTCTGCCTGGTGTTTAACACCCAACCGATACTGAATTGGATTAGGGTCATTAGTTATGAGCTTCCTTGGcaaatgttaaaaaacaaaaacaaattaaaaatctaAATAGTAttgcaaaagttgggtgcctccccctctctctgctgatTGGTGGCACACCCCAGGTTTTTGTTCCTTTGGAGACATGGTGGAGACTGTCAtagttttaagaaatatgatttattcacctgtttacaccttcagcctacatggagggagtccagatcttacagcacggtcatttcaagaggggcttgtctgccacagcagtgcagcccgccttcagccagccagcccaagATGGATACCagtctttttcttccttcttcccagcaacGTTTGCTCAACTTCTTGTCACCACTCCTGATGCTCTGGCCCCTGACTGGCTGTTTGGGTGGCCACATACCTTACTTTatggaggacagtcctctgtttgaagggctgctaAGTCTTCATCCAGTTAAAAGATgaaaccacaagaagggagagcagggacagcccaaccattaggcaaaatgaggACACCACCAGTGTCCAAGAAAGACTCAACTCAGCTACTGTACATGGAATGGGGGGAGAGCACAGTCTTGTcattcgcctcaggcagcaaaatgtcttagaccAGGCCTCAGCAGGGGCCTTGATGGAGTTGCCACCAGCTGTTATTAGAGAGTGGACTGCCAGCTGGACCAAGCAGATAACTCATGCCTCTCTTAGAGCAGGAGTGCTCCCAAGCCATGTGAAAGAATCAGGCAGTAAGACTACTTCTTTAAAAAATCCTTCTTGGACCAGAAGACTTGGCAGGGGGGAGACACTATAGGCTGGTCGCAAATGGTCCCAAGGTTCCTGAGTGAGTAGTTGCCAACCAGCTCTTGACCTTCTTGAATAAGACTGATTTCTAAGCATTTTAATCAGCATACAGGTATGGCTGGTACAGAGACTGCCTTGGTCACCCTCTATAATGAGCTATGTTGGGGGAGGAGTGTGTCTCTGGTGCCCCTCCCgccaaaaggtcaacaacttttctgtccggattttcactgtatGAAATAAGGCAACCCTATTctgggagagtcccatggactgcaagaagatcaaacctatccattctgaaggaaatcagccctgagtgctcactggaaggacagatcgtgaagctgaggctccaatactttggccacctcatgagaagagaagactccctggaaaagaccctgatgttgggaaagatggagggcacaaggagaaggggacgacagaggacgagatggttggatagtgtcttcgaagctaccagcatgagtctgaccaaactgcgggaggcagtggaagacagaagtgcctggcgtgctctggtccatggggtcacgaagagtcggacacgactaaacgactaaacaacaaaacattctGGGAGATAATCTGAGTTGGGAGTAGGAGATACGGCTTTGCAGTCTCCTCCTGGACGTGGTCCTAGAGAGATACTGCATGGTCCTGTGGAGCTCCAGTGTTATTCTCTGGGCTGTTTCACGtgtacatgaaaccactgactAGGGTCATTTGACATTTGGGGGATGTGACATAGCAGCCAACTCCAGGCATTGTGGcggtgggcacccacaatcctgagggtgaGATGGCGCCCCTGGAGTGTGATGTCAACATGCtactctgcttctcctttacagCTCAAGCAAGTATAGTGGTGGATGTTCCAGATTGGTGTCTGGTCTGGgtgatggactggatgagagtcaaCAAACTGAAGGTTAATCCAGATAAGACAAAGTCATTTTTACTGGTCAGTTCTGCTGTCCAGATGAGtggattgtgtccagttctggatggattacgctcctcttgaaggagcacatttaaagcacgttcaTTCCCTCAATGAATTACATTTCCCAGAAATCCTTAAccaagtgcccagaattcttttaggGAAGTAATGTGTTTTGAACGTGCGTTATAGATAAAGAGCAGAGCCACAAAACTACACACCACACAACTACACACTGCGGCCAACACACTAgtgtgtcacaacacacagtttggaaagctctgttatAGAGTGTAGGCAGCTTAAATTACAAGCTATGTACAGTTTATGaatagttcttttaaaaaaactacccacaaatattttgagggggaaacacactctctctctctctctctctctctctctcatctatctatctatatctatctatctatcatctatctatcatctatctatctatctatctatctatctatcatctatctatctatctatctatctatctatctatctatctatctatctatcatctatctatcatctatctatctatctatcatctatctatctatctatcatctatctatctatctatctatcatctatctatctatctatctatctatctatctatctatctatctatatctatcatctatatctatctatctatctatctatctatctatctatctatctatcatctatctatctatctatctatctatctatcatctatctatctatcatctatctctatctatctatctatctatcatctatctatcatctatctatctatctatctatctatctatcatctatctatctatctatctatctatctatctatctatctatcatctatctatcatctatctatctatctatcatctatctatctatctatcatctatctatctatctatctatcatctatctatctatctatctatctatctatctatctatctatatctatcatctatatctatctatctatctatctatctatctatctatctatcatctatctatctatctatctatctatctatctatctatctatcatctatctatctatcatctatctctatctatctatctatctatcatctatctatcatctatcatctatctatctatctatcatctatctatctatcatctatctatctatcatctatctatctatctctatgtgatggcctgggattccgattcggaggatgaaacagaggaatcccagcctgcacaggagtccccgcctccagggccggctgaactggggcaaggcctagatgctgaagagcctgcacctgtggcagtgcatcaggagctggccccaggtgaagcccttctggccccagagaggcttgacgactcagtggccacaggtgagcctcctccagggcccagtaacccttcggcctctcctgatctgcagaggcttagagcagagaggcaaagggaactggttgcccccaggaggagtgctcgccttaaggccagaggaggcggggctcctgggggccgggaccgcccctggccttagaagaggataaaagcccagtcagcccggccccaggttgcgggagcaacgtcgttgttggcttcggaccttcctgcgtgcctgatccctgctcggcctcctgttcctgactatccggtactcctgttccctgctcggcttcctgttcctgactatccggtgttcctgttccctgcacagcctcctgttccagcgttcctgttcaccgcccggctctctgcctcggaccttgcccctcttcgtgtggactttgctacacccaaggtaccttacccccgggaccagcacactctatctatctatctatctatctatctatctatctatctatatctatctatctatctatctatcatctatcatctgtctatctatctatctatcatctatctatctatctatcatctatctatcatctatctatctatctatctatcatctatctatctatctatctatctaatctatctatctatctatctatctatctatctatctatctatctactatctatctatctatctatctatctatctatcatctatctatctatctatctatcatctatctatctatctatctatctatcatctatcatctatctatctatatctatctatctatctatctatcatctatctatctatcatctatcatctatctatctatctatctatctatctatctatctatcatctatctatcatcatcatctatcatctatctatctatctatatctatctatctatctatatctatatctatatctatatctatatctatatctatatctatatctatatctatatctatatctatcatctatcatctatcatctatctatcatctatctatctaatcatctatctatctatcatctatccaccCACCCCAATGTTACTTTACACTTCCTCTTAGAACATagtacatagtacagtggtacctcgggttacagacacttcaggttacagactccggtaacccagaaatagtacctcgggttaagaactttgcttcaggatgagaacagaaagcgtgcttcggtggcgcggcggcagtgggaggccccattagctaaagtggttaagaacagtttcaggttaagaacggacctccaaaaagagttaagttcttaacctgaggtatcactgtacgcTCTTTTACTTTCACAAAcgtatgaggtaggttaggttgaagaAGAGAAATTTGATGAAAGACTCTCAGTTAGTTTCATGGCTAAGTTAACAGGGAGGTAAACAGATGCTAAGTGTTTTTTATGTTTGTGAgtcaaggacccgccacccgctaAGAGATAAAAACGAAACAAGGAGacatgtattttaggttaatgggctaaataaggccacaactttattggttacagcatgtgagtggtattgtttttgttgttttttctgaagataatttttattgattttatgattacatactataaaggtaaaggtacccctgcccgtacgggccagtcttgccagactctggggttgtgcgcccatctcactcaagaggccgggggccagcgctgtccggagacacttccgggtcacgtggccagcgtgacatcgctgctctggcgagccagagccgcacacggaaacgccgtttaccttcccgctagaaagcggtccctatttatctacttgcacccgggagtgctttcgaactgctaggttggcaggcgctgggaccgagcaacgggagcgcaccccgccgcggggattcgaaccgccgacctttcgatcggcaagccctaggcgctgaggcttttacccacagcgccacccgcgtccctgctacatactatacatatacacattaatttacatttacatttgcaATTACTCCTAAgagttgacttccctccttccttcttctggctttttaatGTCGTCTCTAAGTTTTTCGCATGATCTTTATCGATTTTGTATATTGTTGTTCTTCTTTCAACTTTATCCGTACAGTGTTTATatacaaataaatatttctgtATGTACACGTCTTGtttgtctatattcatttacaggTACAATTAGTTACCTTCATTGTATTTTACGTTTTAATTCATATTGTCATTAACATCCAATAAAGTTTCTTTTAATTCCAATTATGAGGTTTACGTCCATTCTACTGATTTCACTGTTTCCCCTTATCCTATGTATaacataaatttcccccattctttttgaaatgtttcatcgcCCTGTTGTCAAATTTTCCCCGTTAATTTGGCTATTTCCACATATTCCATGACCTTGTACTGCCACTCTTCTACTGTTGGCAATTGTTGTTTCCACACCAGAGCCAGCAGTAACCTCACCGCTATTGTTGCGTATAGGAACAATTTCTAATCTTTCTTATCAATATCCTCTCCCACCATTCCcatttgttgatgcaaatacaactggaagcttcccctgatgtcaccggggtcgtgccatggccctagccaccagcagggcatcagaTAGGATCCACAACCGctggatccctttaatggaatacccaaaaggtgaggggtaggtgatggccacaacctgccctccaacacaccacacatattccaatgccgaaccgccaataccagaaaagttgtggcgatttgctatgaggtaggtgaaaaatcAAGAggttggtgccaatttgccaaatggaaaaaaatcctaccaggccctctgggcaaccaaggcaactgaccaaagtccatagcaaggggTCAAAGCATAGATATGGCCTAAAGGGAGGGTGAGCGGGTGATCCGACGAATTCATGAAGTAGAATGGGGGCACAGTGCCGCCGCGGCCACTTAAATGCGGCTAAACCCTGCTCCCAAGCCAGCCCTATTGGCTAGCTGAAGGGCTTGGCACGGCAGTTGAGATAATTGACGCAGGGAGCCGAATACGGCCCCCTGCCAACGCGGGTACCAGCTCccactcacaactcctcccctctggtaGGAGGAGAGGTCTTACCATGCGCCACACAAATCTCACCCATGCTTACAAATCAACACATAAAATAAAGACTGTTAAGTGCTGAATGGCAACCCAGAAACTCCAAGATCACAGCAGTCTCCCCTCCACCCACCGATAGCAATGGGAACAAATATTTTCCACTTCTAGCAAGCTGAGCTAAGGCAAACCACGTTGAATGCCAACATATGCACCTGCATGCTTAAGCCAAATATTGCTGAGAAGAAGACCTAGCAGGGCGAGTGATGCTAGCTCAGAACGTTTGCTGCAAAGGCATTTGTCCTTTTTTTTAAGCATTCGTTGATTTATCTTTATAAACATTTATGCACATGGATCTGCTTACGGAAGTTGTGTTGTAGCTTTTAGATAATCAAGCACTGATACAGAATTCTTTCCATTATGTAGACACCAGTCATGTCTAGCTGGAGTGCGAAAGATGATGTGGAATAAGGCCAGGATCCCAGCAGCAAATCAGCAGATCTCTTCCTCCTTGGATGCTAAGATAAAGTGGAATGCATGCTTCTCTTAAACAGGATTATAATATAAACCTGTAGATCAGgcatcctcaaactcggccctccagatgttttgggactacaattcccatcatccctgaccactggtcctgttagctaaggatgatgggagttgtagtcccaaaacatctggagggccgagtttgaggatgcCTGCTGTAGAGAGACAGCATATGCATGACTTTACCCTACATTTACCTTCCCCTCCAGGCagacctttcagatatttgaccCTAAACTCAGTATTCTCATCTGTCCCTTTTCCATATTTTCAGCACTTTTCCATCCAGCTGTCATTTTGTATTCTCCAACTGGTGGGACTGTGCAATCTGATTACACTTGCATATAGAAGGACCATCGTTGGCCACAGACCATCTGCTCAAACATTATGGTTTACAAGCCATTGGAGTCCTCCAAGTAAAGTAATGCACAGAGCATCTCACACCTTGTCACCACGGAcaactaaccctaaccctcaatAACATGTCATGCTCCATGAGAAGGTTTGCACCTCTGTAGCGCTTTCACCAATGCCCCCTTTACTTCCTTATTCCTTAGACTATAAATCATGGGGTTGAACATGGGAGTGACAACGCTATAGAACAAGGAGATCATTTTGTCGTGCTCTGCAGAGTGGCTTGAACCAGGCCTCATGTACATGAACATAGCAGTTCCATAAAACAGTGCCACCACAGCCACGTGGGACGCACATGTGGAGAAAGCCTTGCGCCTGCCTTCGGCAGAACGGATCTTCAAGATGGCTGCTAGGATGCGGACGTATGTGGTGAGTATGAAGGAGAAGGGGCACAGAAGAATGAGGACACCAACCACAAAGACAATGATTTCGTTGAGTCGAGTGTCAGCACAGACCAGTTTCAGCAGAGCCAATATGTCACAGTAGAAGTGGTCAATGACATTTGGGCCACAGTAAGGCATCTGTAGAGTCTGAACTGTGTGCACCATGGCAAGGAGGAAGCCACACATCCAAGATGACACCGCCAGCATGACACAGACTCTAGGGTTCATAATGAGTGTGTAGCGCAGAGGGTGACATATTGCTACAAACCGGTCGTAGGCCATCACAGCAAGGAGCACACATTCTGTGATGGCAAGGCCCAGGAAGAGGTAGATCTGAGCCCCACAGCCAGCAAATGAGATGGTCTTCTTTGGGCTCCAGAGATTGGACAGCATCTGAGGAACAGTACTGGTTGTGTACCAGATGTCCACAAAAGAGAGGTGGCTCAAGAAGAAATACATGGGTGTGTGGAGTTGAGAATCCAGCCAAATAAGCATCAAGAAAATCCCATTGCCAGCTAGTGTGATGCTGTAGACCACAGAGAAAATCCCAAAGAGAACAATGCGCATCTTTGGGCTGCTGGAAAGACCCAAGAGGATAAATTCTGTCACTTCGGTTTGATTCCTCATCTTTTCCTGACACTGCAGAGGAGGAAACAGGCACCATGTAAAATATAACAGCATACAGCAGGGGTCCCCAGCCCTTGCGGGCCTCAGGAAACATTTGGGAATCTAAGATGTCATTGTGGGCACTGCAAAATACAATTTCATCGAAGAAGAATTGGCCATGTTCAGACCCCCCACCCAAAACaggcaaaaatataaataaatcctgTGTCCAGAACGGAAACCTaaggaaaacagaaacagaacTCCAACctgcgggggtgggtggggtgggtcgAAATCCAAATAAATATGATCTAAACATGTTCTGGAGCATCACATCAATATACCGAATCATTGCTGTAGCATCAAAGAGATGCTACAGCAAATGCTGTCTaccagaaatttaataaatgaactcAGCATGGAGTAATAATGCCTCCCTCATATTCCACCAGGCAAATGTATGGTCTGCCTCTACTCCAGGCTATACATCAAGTTAAAAGAAGATATCTCACTTActcttccccttcatggatcactgccttgccgtggcgaaggggcttgaataactcagagaagctatgagctatgccgtgcagggcacccaagatggacaggtcatagtggagagttttgaccaaacgtgatccacctggagcaggaactggcaagccactccagtattcctgccaagaaaactccttggacaaagacaacaggcatataaaagttatgacgctggaagatgagcccctcaggtcggaaggtgtccaacatgctactgaggaagagcggaggacaagtataAGTAGATTCaaagctgatgaagcagctgggccaaagatgaaaggtcgctcagttgcggatatgcctggaagtgaaaggaaagtccaatgctgtaaagaaaaatattgcataggaacctggaatgtaagaaccatgaacctgggtaagttggatgtggtcaaaaatgagatggcaaggataaatattgacatcctgggcatcagtgaactaaaatggatgggaatgggcgaattcagttcggatgaccatcatatctactactgtgggcaagaatcccgtaaaagaaatggagtggccctcat is a genomic window of Podarcis muralis chromosome 17, rPodMur119.hap1.1, whole genome shotgun sequence containing:
- the LOC114588007 gene encoding olfactory receptor 2A12-like, giving the protein MRNQTEVTEFILLGLSSSPKMRIVLFGIFSVVYSITLAGNGIFLMLIWLDSQLHTPMYFFLSHLSFVDIWYTTSTVPQMLSNLWSPKKTISFAGCGAQIYLFLGLAITECVLLAVMAYDRFVAICHPLRYTLIMNPRVCVMLAVSSWMCGFLLAMVHTVQTLQMPYCGPNVIDHFYCDILALLKLVCADTRLNEIIVFVVGVLILLCPFSFILTTYVRILAAILKIRSAEGRRKAFSTCASHVAVVALFYGTAMFMYMRPGSSHSAEHDKMISLFYSVVTPMFNPMIYSLRNKEVKGALVKALQRCKPSHGA